Genomic window (Spirosoma sp. KCTC 42546):
CCGCTCCTCCGTTGGAATCAACTACAGCCTGTAGGGGAACCGCTACCGATGGATCATTTTTTAGTTGAATCGAGTTGTCGGCAAACACAACATCCTTACCATCAACTTTAGCAAAGGGCGAACCGGGCATCTTTTTGGCCAGTTTGAACAGCTTTTTCGCTAACTCTTCGCAAACCGTTTTCACGGCTGTTCCAACGGTTGCGGCTGTCCAGGAACCACCCTCAATTGGGGCAGCAGGCATATCACTATCCCCTAACTTAAACAGTACGTCTTCAATTGGTATTCCAAGCGTATCCGCGGCAATTTGCGTCATGATGGTGTAGGTACCTGTACCAATATCAGCCGTGGCGCTACTAACCCGAAGCTTACCATTAACCATCAAAACCGCTTCGGCACGGGCAGGCATCTGATTAGCCTCCCAGATACCAGTCGCCATACCCCATCCTACCAGGTTGTGGCCATTGCGCATCGACCGGGGTTCAGGCTTTCGTTTCATCCAGCCAAACCGTTCTGCCCCCTGCCGAAAACACTCCCGAAGCTCTTTACTCGAATACGGTAAATCAGCGTTCATGTCGCGTTCCGTATAGTTTCTCAGGCGAAACTCAACGGGGTCCATTCCCAGTTTATAGGCCAGTTCATCTACAGCACATTCGAGCGCCGACATACCGGTTACGCCACCCGGCGCCCGCATATCGAGAGGTGTGGCCACATCCAGAGGTACCAGTTTGTACTTAAATGTAACATTCTCCGGTGGATACAGCAGTCCCCCCCAACTGGATACAATCTCGGTGTAATCTTCAAACTGCGAGGTTTCCCCAACGGTATCATGATAAAGGGCCGTCATGGTTCCATCGGCCGATGCGCCTAAGGCAACCGTCTGCACCGTGGCTGGTCGATACCCAAACGTAAACATCTGCTGTCGGGTGAGAGTAACCCGCACAGAGCGCTTTAATTCACGAGCAGCCATTACAGCCAGAAATAGCTGGTATTGGGGCCGAAGACCTGAGCCAAAGCCCCCCCCTACATAGGGAGAAAGTACGCGTAGGTTCTTAAATGGGATATCGAACACCTGCGATACATATAAAACACTGTTCGTTACCCCCTGGGTTTTGTCATAAATAGTATACCGCGCCCCCGCCTTATTTCGGCCTTTTTCATACACGACCGTACTGGCAAACATCTCCATCGGGTTATGGTGCTCCATACTATGAACATATTCACCCATCATTTGCACGGGTGCGGCACTAAAGGCTTCCTCAAAATTACCCCGAGGTTTTGGTGGGGGTGGTTTTAGCAGTGAAGCCATACCCAGCGATGGTTTACGTGCCTTATGCCGATTGGCCTGCAAATCAGTTTCGTGTGTGTCTTCCTGATAGTCAACCTCAACCAGCGAGGCCGCATAGCGAGCGAGCTCGAAGGTTTCGGCTACGACTAACGCAATCGGTTGCGCATTATAGCT
Coding sequences:
- a CDS encoding xanthine dehydrogenase family protein molybdopterin-binding subunit, whose translation is MTQYIGKPLSRVDGLDKVTGKAKYAAEFETSDLLYGYVVNSAIAKGKIKRIDATKALSLDGVLQVFTHENRPKLAWFDMNYKDQDAPPGSPFRPLRDAKISYNAQPIALVVAETFELARYAASLVEVDYQEDTHETDLQANRHKARKPSLGMASLLKPPPPKPRGNFEEAFSAAPVQMMGEYVHSMEHHNPMEMFASTVVYEKGRNKAGARYTIYDKTQGVTNSVLYVSQVFDIPFKNLRVLSPYVGGGFGSGLRPQYQLFLAVMAARELKRSVRVTLTRQQMFTFGYRPATVQTVALGASADGTMTALYHDTVGETSQFEDYTEIVSSWGGLLYPPENVTFKYKLVPLDVATPLDMRAPGGVTGMSALECAVDELAYKLGMDPVEFRLRNYTERDMNADLPYSSKELRECFRQGAERFGWMKRKPEPRSMRNGHNLVGWGMATGIWEANQMPARAEAVLMVNGKLRVSSATADIGTGTYTIMTQIAADTLGIPIEDVLFKLGDSDMPAAPIEGGSWTAATVGTAVKTVCEELAKKLFKLAKKMPGSPFAKVDGKDVVFADNSIQLKNDPSVAVPLQAVVDSNGGAAVRETSAGLPKMLQQRKYARSAHSAVFAEVEVDEDLGVVRVTRLVSAIAGGRILNPKTARSQILGGMVWGISKALEEETIMDHHLGRIMNHSLAEYHVAVNADIHELDVIFVEEHDDIVNPLGVKGLGEIGLVGVPAAIANAVFHATGKRVRDLPITLDKLL